Proteins encoded by one window of Massilia sp. NR 4-1:
- a CDS encoding EboA domain-containing protein, translating into MNTVTDSGQRSGAAIVMLDGWLRARLPGEALAWFGGQLEALMGQDGAAVLARALGQAPRRLGRDALRLDAVELAQAGRLRPGLEPGDWRIDQAARIAFVLAAYGGQEVLFAQRLDALADTAEINEAIALYRGFPLYPAAEAIEHRAREAVRSSMRPVYEAIAHRNPYPVERFDEGAWNQMVVKSFFLDSPLWPVQGLEQRANPALAQMLLDLAHERWAAGRSVSPELWRCVAPHADGRGHAAMLRVLESGNEIERLAVALSLRAAGGADAGLLLAECRRQGLEERAAQLSWSDCCPHTTNE; encoded by the coding sequence ATGAATACCGTGACCGATTCCGGGCAGCGCAGCGGCGCCGCCATCGTCATGCTCGACGGCTGGCTGCGCGCGCGTCTGCCCGGCGAAGCGCTGGCCTGGTTCGGCGGCCAGCTGGAAGCACTGATGGGCCAGGATGGCGCGGCTGTTCTGGCGCGCGCCCTGGGCCAGGCGCCGCGCCGGCTGGGCCGCGACGCGCTGCGGCTGGACGCGGTGGAACTGGCCCAGGCGGGCCGCCTGCGCCCCGGCCTGGAGCCAGGCGACTGGCGTATCGACCAGGCCGCGCGCATCGCCTTCGTCCTGGCGGCGTACGGCGGCCAGGAGGTGCTCTTCGCGCAGCGCCTGGACGCGTTGGCCGATACGGCGGAAATCAATGAAGCCATCGCACTGTATCGCGGCTTTCCCCTGTATCCGGCGGCCGAGGCCATCGAGCACCGGGCGCGCGAGGCGGTGCGCTCCAGCATGCGCCCCGTGTACGAAGCCATCGCCCACCGCAATCCTTACCCGGTGGAGCGCTTCGATGAGGGGGCCTGGAACCAGATGGTGGTGAAGAGCTTTTTTCTCGACAGCCCGCTGTGGCCGGTGCAAGGACTGGAGCAGCGCGCCAATCCGGCGCTGGCGCAGATGCTGCTCGACCTGGCGCATGAGCGCTGGGCGGCAGGACGGTCAGTCAGTCCCGAGCTGTGGCGCTGCGTCGCGCCGCATGCCGATGGCAGGGGCCATGCCGCCATGCTGCGCGTACTGGAAAGCGGCAATGAAATAGAACGCCTGGCCGTGGCACTGAGCCTGCGCGCGGCCGGCGGCGCCGACGCCGGCCTGCTGCTCGCCGAATGCCGGCGCCAGGGACTGGAGGAGCGCGCGGCGCAACTGTCCTGGTCCGATTGCTGTCCCCATACCACCAACGAATAG
- a CDS encoding TatD family hydrolase codes for MPIPSNGGVAAPDAATIEEMFSERSVACPCCGGTLTPSMLAQLVADAGRMEQARHAAARLPAGGSGMLIDPHAHMIARTTDDYEAMARAGIVAVIEPAFWLGQLRTSVGSFIDYFSTITGFERYRAGQFGIRHYCAIGLNPKEANNAALADAVLDVLPRYLGKEGVVALGEIGYDEQTPAEDRALRAQIELAKEFDLPIMIHTPHRDKKQGTTRTMNVLEECGFDPARCVIDHNNEETVEEVLARGYWCAFTIYPSTKMGNERLSEIVARHGPERIIVDSACDWGVSDPLAVAKSARLMARRGLPADVIHQVVYANALAVYGLNGEMSAAHWQEPVPVDQRVLYNNGNSVLRGQAPRVDGQAADDDVIV; via the coding sequence ATGCCCATTCCAAGCAATGGCGGTGTCGCGGCGCCGGATGCCGCCACCATCGAGGAAATGTTCAGCGAGCGCAGCGTGGCCTGTCCCTGCTGCGGCGGCACGCTGACCCCGTCCATGCTGGCGCAGCTGGTGGCCGATGCCGGGCGCATGGAACAGGCGCGCCATGCGGCGGCGCGCCTGCCGGCGGGCGGCAGCGGCATGCTGATCGACCCGCACGCCCATATGATCGCGCGCACCACCGACGATTACGAGGCGATGGCGCGCGCCGGCATCGTGGCCGTTATCGAGCCGGCGTTCTGGCTGGGGCAGCTGCGCACCAGCGTCGGCAGCTTTATCGATTATTTTTCCACCATTACCGGCTTTGAACGCTACCGTGCGGGGCAGTTCGGCATCCGCCATTACTGCGCGATCGGCCTCAATCCCAAGGAAGCCAATAATGCGGCGCTGGCCGACGCCGTGCTCGATGTGCTGCCGCGCTATCTGGGCAAGGAAGGGGTGGTGGCGCTGGGCGAAATCGGCTACGACGAACAGACCCCGGCCGAAGACCGCGCGCTGCGGGCGCAGATCGAGCTGGCCAAGGAGTTCGATCTGCCGATCATGATCCACACGCCGCACCGCGACAAGAAGCAAGGCACGACGCGCACCATGAATGTGCTGGAAGAATGTGGCTTCGACCCGGCGCGCTGCGTGATCGACCATAACAACGAAGAAACCGTGGAGGAGGTGCTGGCGCGCGGCTACTGGTGCGCCTTCACCATCTACCCCTCGACCAAGATGGGCAACGAACGTTTGAGCGAGATCGTGGCGCGCCATGGGCCGGAACGCATCATCGTCGATTCCGCATGCGACTGGGGCGTTTCGGACCCGTTGGCCGTAGCCAAATCGGCGCGCCTGATGGCCAGGCGCGGCCTGCCGGCCGACGTGATTCACCAAGTGGTGTACGCCAATGCGCTGGCCGTGTATGGCCTGAATGGCGAGATGTCCGCGGCGCACTGGCAGGAGCCGGTGCCGGTCGATCAGCGGGTTCTCTACAACAACGGCAATTCCGTGCTGCGCGGACAGGCGCCGCGCGTCGACGGCCAGGCGGCGGACGACGACGTCATTGTGTAA